One Gambusia affinis linkage group LG15, SWU_Gaff_1.0, whole genome shotgun sequence genomic window carries:
- the LOC122844903 gene encoding protein phosphatase 1D-like isoform X1, whose amino-acid sequence MNDSLLFRMSAFSDQGGRKYMEDVIEIRIEYEPTASTDEEYPKSQRHGGQGKAESAAALQTVTEPHGLSRPGPVTAAWVESLSDEDVCSVGTPASSENVVVDTRRSVAFFAVFDGHGGREAAHFASEHLWDLLKRQRGFWSKDHDEVCAALRKGFIACHHAMWKELPEWPKTITGLPSTSGTTASVIVIRGVHMYVAHVGDSAVVVGVKEDNSDITLQALEITQDHKPELPKEKERIERLGGSVMKKSGVNRVVWKRPRLTHNGPVRRSTVIDQIPFLAVARSLGDLWSYDFYSGEFVVSPEPDTTVMTLDPKRHRYIILGSDGLWNMMPPKNAVNMCYSHDKMAGPKGMSCARRLGCTALLFWKERMLRADNTTVIVLALQERGGPPIPMHRDEIVVDMATGIDKIPYPGTPYNTCEIQKPIGPLEAPSPFTESSRTLEQAFGLYEAAFCATTQLLPEADSTLRPADRSPNVFEKQDPSSTQVDCDDSAPPSKKPCRSSSRAPELKGPNTWVGGSPSKGCSQKKLHGKAESEQSLQPNNAESGPSEDGGILPQHASALCVC is encoded by the exons ATGAACGACTCGTTATTGTTTCGTATGAGTGCATTTTCGGATCAAGGAGGGAGAAAATACATGGAGGATGTTATCGAGATCAGAATCGAGTACGAGCCGACGGCGTCAACAGACGAGGAATATCCCAAGTCGCAGAGACATGGAGGGCAGGGGAAAGCGGAGAGCGCAGCTGCCCTACAGACTGTGACAGAGCCACATGGCCTGAGCAGACCAGGTCCAGTCACCGCTGCGTGGGTAGAGAGCTTATCCGACGAGGACGTTTGCAGTGTCGGTACCCCGGCGTCGAGCGAGAATGTTGTTGTTGACACGCGGAGGTCCGTGGCGTTCTTTGCCGTGTTTGACGGCCACGGGGGCCGCGAAGCAGCGCATTTCGCCAGTGAGCATCTGTGGGATCTCCTGAAGAGGCAGCGGGGCTTCTGGTCAAAGGACCACGACGAGGTTTGCGCCGCTCTACGGAAAGGCTTCATCGCTTGTCACCACGCAATGTGGAAGGAGCTGC CAGAGTGGCCGAAAACTATAACTGGCCTGCCCAGCACGTCGGGCACCACGGCCAGCGTCATCGTGATCCGGGGAGTTCACATGTACGTTGCTCATGTAGGAGACTCGGCCGTAGTGGTAGGAGTGAAAGAAGACAACTCTGACATCACACTCCAGGCGCTTGAAATAACGCAAGACCACAAACCTGAacttccaaaagaaaaagaaaggattGAGCGACTGGGTGGCAG TGTAATGAAGAAATCTGGGGTTAACCGTGTTGTGTGGAAGAGGCCGAGGCTGACGCACAACGGGCCTGTGAGGAGGAGTACTGTCATAGACCAAATCCCGTTCCTCGCAGTCGCTCGATCCCTCG GTGATCTGTGGAGCTACGACTTCTACAGTGGAGAGTTTGTTGTTTCTCCTGAACCCGATACCACTGTGATGACCCTCGATCCCAAACGGCATCGCTACATCATTCTCGGCAGCGATGGGCTGTGGAATATGATGCCGCCAAAGAACGCCGTGAATATGTGTTACAGCCACGACAAAATGGCA GGACCAAAGGGAATGTCTTGCGCCAGGAGGCTGGGATGCACGGCTCTGCTGTTCTGGAAAGAGCGCATGCTCCGAGCGGACAACACGACCGTCATCGTCCTGGCCCTGCAGGAGCGCGGGGGCCCGCCCATCCCCATGCACCGAGACGAGATCGTCGTTGACATGGCAACAGGCATCGACAAAATTCCATACCCCGGAACGCCGTATAACACATGCGAGATCCAAAAG ccAATTGGTCCGCTGGAAGCCCCCTCCCCTTTTACAGAAAGTTCTCGAACACTGGAACAGGCCTTCGGGCTGTACGAGGCGGCTTTCTGCGCCACCACGCAGCTCTTACCCGAAGCCGACTCCACGCTGCGCCCCGCAGACCGTTCGCCGAATGTTTTTGAGAAGCAAGACCCGTCCAGCACCCAGGTGGACTGCGACGATTCGGCTCCTCCTTCAAAAAAGCCCTGCCGATCCTCCTCCAGAGCCCCTGAACTTAAAGGTCCTAATACCTGGGTCGGCGGGTCTCCCAGCAAAGGTTGCTCGCAGAAGAAACTGCACGGGAAAGCAGAAAGCGAACAGTCCCTACAGCCGAACAACGCGGAATCGGGTCCGTCTGAGGATGGTGGCATTCTGCCGCAGCACGCGTCAGCCCTGTGCGTGTGCTGA
- the LOC122844903 gene encoding protein phosphatase 1D-like isoform X3 yields the protein MNDSLLFRMSAFSDQGGRKYMEDVIEIRIEYEPTASTDEEYPKSQRHGGQGKAESAAALQTVTEPHGLSRPGPVTAAWVESLSDEDVCSVGTPASSENVVVDTRRSVAFFAVFDGHGGREAAHFASEHLWDLLKRQRGFWSKDHDEVCAALRKGFIACHHAMWKELPEWPKTITGLPSTSGTTASVIVIRGVHMYVAHVGDSAVVVGVKEDNSDITLQALEITQDHKPELPKEKERIERLGGSVMKKSGVNRVVWKRPRLTHNGPVRRSTVIDQIPFLAVARSLGDLWSYDFYSGEFVVSPEPDTTVMTLDPKRHRYIILGSDGLWNMMPPKNAVNMCYSHDKMAGPKGMSCARRLGCTALLFWKERMLRADNTTVIVLALQERGGPPIPMHRDEIVVDMATGIDKIPYPGTPYNTCEIQKAEHEDGMFYEEDEIYEEEHERWTCLDW from the exons ATGAACGACTCGTTATTGTTTCGTATGAGTGCATTTTCGGATCAAGGAGGGAGAAAATACATGGAGGATGTTATCGAGATCAGAATCGAGTACGAGCCGACGGCGTCAACAGACGAGGAATATCCCAAGTCGCAGAGACATGGAGGGCAGGGGAAAGCGGAGAGCGCAGCTGCCCTACAGACTGTGACAGAGCCACATGGCCTGAGCAGACCAGGTCCAGTCACCGCTGCGTGGGTAGAGAGCTTATCCGACGAGGACGTTTGCAGTGTCGGTACCCCGGCGTCGAGCGAGAATGTTGTTGTTGACACGCGGAGGTCCGTGGCGTTCTTTGCCGTGTTTGACGGCCACGGGGGCCGCGAAGCAGCGCATTTCGCCAGTGAGCATCTGTGGGATCTCCTGAAGAGGCAGCGGGGCTTCTGGTCAAAGGACCACGACGAGGTTTGCGCCGCTCTACGGAAAGGCTTCATCGCTTGTCACCACGCAATGTGGAAGGAGCTGC CAGAGTGGCCGAAAACTATAACTGGCCTGCCCAGCACGTCGGGCACCACGGCCAGCGTCATCGTGATCCGGGGAGTTCACATGTACGTTGCTCATGTAGGAGACTCGGCCGTAGTGGTAGGAGTGAAAGAAGACAACTCTGACATCACACTCCAGGCGCTTGAAATAACGCAAGACCACAAACCTGAacttccaaaagaaaaagaaaggattGAGCGACTGGGTGGCAG TGTAATGAAGAAATCTGGGGTTAACCGTGTTGTGTGGAAGAGGCCGAGGCTGACGCACAACGGGCCTGTGAGGAGGAGTACTGTCATAGACCAAATCCCGTTCCTCGCAGTCGCTCGATCCCTCG GTGATCTGTGGAGCTACGACTTCTACAGTGGAGAGTTTGTTGTTTCTCCTGAACCCGATACCACTGTGATGACCCTCGATCCCAAACGGCATCGCTACATCATTCTCGGCAGCGATGGGCTGTGGAATATGATGCCGCCAAAGAACGCCGTGAATATGTGTTACAGCCACGACAAAATGGCA GGACCAAAGGGAATGTCTTGCGCCAGGAGGCTGGGATGCACGGCTCTGCTGTTCTGGAAAGAGCGCATGCTCCGAGCGGACAACACGACCGTCATCGTCCTGGCCCTGCAGGAGCGCGGGGGCCCGCCCATCCCCATGCACCGAGACGAGATCGTCGTTGACATGGCAACAGGCATCGACAAAATTCCATACCCCGGAACGCCGTATAACACATGCGAGATCCAAAAG GCGGAGCATGAGGATGGCATGTTTTATGAAGAAGATGAGATATATGAAGAAGAACATGAGCGATGGACATGCCTGGATTGGTAG
- the LOC122844903 gene encoding protein phosphatase 1D-like isoform X2: MNDSLLFRMSAFSDQGGRKYMEDVIEIRIEYEPTASTDEEYPKSQRHGGQGKAESAAALQTVTEPHGLSRPGPVTAAWVESLSDEDVCSVGTPASSENVVVDTRRSVAFFAVFDGHGGREAAHFASEHLWDLLKRQRGFWSKDHDEVCAALRKGFIACHHAMWKELPEWPKTITGLPSTSGTTASVIVIRGVHMYVAHVGDSAVVVGVKEDNSDITLQALEITQDHKPELPKEKERIERLGGSVMKKSGVNRVVWKRPRLTHNGPVRRSTVIDQIPFLAVARSLGDLWSYDFYSGEFVVSPEPDTTVMTLDPKRHRYIILGSDGLWNMMPPKNAVNMCYSHDKMGPKGMSCARRLGCTALLFWKERMLRADNTTVIVLALQERGGPPIPMHRDEIVVDMATGIDKIPYPGTPYNTCEIQKPIGPLEAPSPFTESSRTLEQAFGLYEAAFCATTQLLPEADSTLRPADRSPNVFEKQDPSSTQVDCDDSAPPSKKPCRSSSRAPELKGPNTWVGGSPSKGCSQKKLHGKAESEQSLQPNNAESGPSEDGGILPQHASALCVC, translated from the exons ATGAACGACTCGTTATTGTTTCGTATGAGTGCATTTTCGGATCAAGGAGGGAGAAAATACATGGAGGATGTTATCGAGATCAGAATCGAGTACGAGCCGACGGCGTCAACAGACGAGGAATATCCCAAGTCGCAGAGACATGGAGGGCAGGGGAAAGCGGAGAGCGCAGCTGCCCTACAGACTGTGACAGAGCCACATGGCCTGAGCAGACCAGGTCCAGTCACCGCTGCGTGGGTAGAGAGCTTATCCGACGAGGACGTTTGCAGTGTCGGTACCCCGGCGTCGAGCGAGAATGTTGTTGTTGACACGCGGAGGTCCGTGGCGTTCTTTGCCGTGTTTGACGGCCACGGGGGCCGCGAAGCAGCGCATTTCGCCAGTGAGCATCTGTGGGATCTCCTGAAGAGGCAGCGGGGCTTCTGGTCAAAGGACCACGACGAGGTTTGCGCCGCTCTACGGAAAGGCTTCATCGCTTGTCACCACGCAATGTGGAAGGAGCTGC CAGAGTGGCCGAAAACTATAACTGGCCTGCCCAGCACGTCGGGCACCACGGCCAGCGTCATCGTGATCCGGGGAGTTCACATGTACGTTGCTCATGTAGGAGACTCGGCCGTAGTGGTAGGAGTGAAAGAAGACAACTCTGACATCACACTCCAGGCGCTTGAAATAACGCAAGACCACAAACCTGAacttccaaaagaaaaagaaaggattGAGCGACTGGGTGGCAG TGTAATGAAGAAATCTGGGGTTAACCGTGTTGTGTGGAAGAGGCCGAGGCTGACGCACAACGGGCCTGTGAGGAGGAGTACTGTCATAGACCAAATCCCGTTCCTCGCAGTCGCTCGATCCCTCG GTGATCTGTGGAGCTACGACTTCTACAGTGGAGAGTTTGTTGTTTCTCCTGAACCCGATACCACTGTGATGACCCTCGATCCCAAACGGCATCGCTACATCATTCTCGGCAGCGATGGGCTGTGGAATATGATGCCGCCAAAGAACGCCGTGAATATGTGTTACAGCCACGACAAAATG GGACCAAAGGGAATGTCTTGCGCCAGGAGGCTGGGATGCACGGCTCTGCTGTTCTGGAAAGAGCGCATGCTCCGAGCGGACAACACGACCGTCATCGTCCTGGCCCTGCAGGAGCGCGGGGGCCCGCCCATCCCCATGCACCGAGACGAGATCGTCGTTGACATGGCAACAGGCATCGACAAAATTCCATACCCCGGAACGCCGTATAACACATGCGAGATCCAAAAG ccAATTGGTCCGCTGGAAGCCCCCTCCCCTTTTACAGAAAGTTCTCGAACACTGGAACAGGCCTTCGGGCTGTACGAGGCGGCTTTCTGCGCCACCACGCAGCTCTTACCCGAAGCCGACTCCACGCTGCGCCCCGCAGACCGTTCGCCGAATGTTTTTGAGAAGCAAGACCCGTCCAGCACCCAGGTGGACTGCGACGATTCGGCTCCTCCTTCAAAAAAGCCCTGCCGATCCTCCTCCAGAGCCCCTGAACTTAAAGGTCCTAATACCTGGGTCGGCGGGTCTCCCAGCAAAGGTTGCTCGCAGAAGAAACTGCACGGGAAAGCAGAAAGCGAACAGTCCCTACAGCCGAACAACGCGGAATCGGGTCCGTCTGAGGATGGTGGCATTCTGCCGCAGCACGCGTCAGCCCTGTGCGTGTGCTGA